One window of Siniperca chuatsi isolate FFG_IHB_CAS linkage group LG15, ASM2008510v1, whole genome shotgun sequence genomic DNA carries:
- the myo10l1 gene encoding unconventional myosin-X isoform X3, protein MEAFFTEGARVWVREKEQLFPATVNSCGDGTLVVTIDYGEVLYLQQAEVTRERVYAMHQSSIDGVEDMSALAELHEAAIMHNLYQRYQKDNIYTNIGSILAAVNPYKHIPGMYDPERVDLYSKHHLGELPPHIFAVANECYRCIWKRHDSQCVLISGESGAGKTESTKLLLQFLSMMSQNSAGTPPSEKSTRVEQAIVQSSPIMEAFGNAKTVYNNNSSRFGKFIQLHFSEGGNIQGGCVIDYLLEKNRVVRQNPGERNYHIFYALLAGANKEHKSLYFLEDPPESFHYLSQSGCLKDKSLNDKELFNSVMEALKVLEFTEEEIRDMFKLLSGVLQLGNIEFMTAGGAQITTKQVASNASELLGLDAFQLSEVLTQRSIILRGEEICSPLTIEQAVDSRDSVAMALYSQCFSWIILKINQKIKGKENFKSIGILDIFGFENFEVNRFEQFNINYANEKLQEYFNKHIFSLEQLEYNREGVQWDAIDWMDNAECLDLIEKKLGLLALVNEESRFPKGTDFTLLEKLHSRHSTNPYYVKPRLADHQFGIKHYAGEVLYDVRGILEKNRDTFRDDILNMLKDSRLDFIYDLFEKVGSRNNEEKMGTARRKPTVSSQFRDSLHALMATLSVSNPFFIRCIKPNMKKNPNVFDPEVVLNQLRYSGMLETVKIRRAGFPVRRTFKDFLSRYKIILKDKVPTAADDKKRSTDLLTKYDKTKKEWQFGKTKVFMKESLEQRLEKDRDEVRRQAAMIIRAHLLTFSAKKHFKCVRASVVTLQKHFRKHIQRRRFVKQRKAALVLQRHRRGQVARSRFRKLREEKKKKEEEQKKIEEGEKKMPGEGEQEEANEGDEKKDKLSEEKAASSDEARQMEEILQLEREIERLQKKREDEVSQLCESSKQELQLRRDAELKRMKKEASRKATELIDLLNFGGVDPSLGAAAAAAAAKPAAEVSAPKAASATRSAPKEEEVDEGFHAEEECIPLPDFPPPAETDAPLDQEIFAHLPPPPPAFAEGTVPPAPPTPPPLPTDGVPVAGIPPPPPLLPPENGSIVPPPPPPPPPPPPPGEGEKKEGAKAEPERKVSMVESLGDGEEPIYSMPADTESDYDQEEEEGSVNAGDDSSVSGSNRGSTAVADEEHPRKSTCTNASIESYRGSSDSYADSDDEHDGMMDTDEEVTNGRVTLFNGNGPPYFHGYLYMKAGLMIPWRRRWCVLKDETFMWFRSKQESLKSGWLYKKGGGLSTLSRRLNWKMRWFVLRDSKLMYYDNDSEEKLKGTIDIRAAKEIVDNHEKENALNIVTDERTYQVFAESPEDASGWFNVLSKVRVCTPEQLLEMSHEQANPKNAVGTLDVGLIDSVCASDNPDRPNSFVIITANRVIHCNSDTPEEMHHWISLLQKPKGDARIDGQEFLVRGWLQKEMKTNAKSTSLKLKKRWFVLTHNSLDYYKSSERNSSKMGTLVLNSLCSIIQPDERVHRETGYWNIIVYGRKHSYRLYTKMLNEAMRWTAAIQGVIDSKTPIETPTLQLIRDIKENSVNPDIVEQMYRRNPILRYTQHPLHSPLLPLPYGEVTSLQRQQGYASLQDEAVRVFNSLQEMETLADTVPIIQGILQTCQDLRPLRDEVYCQVIKQTNHVPQPNSPANRAHWHLLTCMSCTFLPSRAILRYLRFHLKRVRERFPGTDIERYASFIGESLKKTKTREFVPSQEEIAALLVRQEMSTTVYCHGGGSCKISINSHTTAGEVVEKLIRGLAMEESKNLFSLFEHNAFTDRALESRVIVADVLAKFERLAGSEEEEEEGEWKLYFKLYCFLDVESMPKEGVEFAFMFEQAHESLISGHFPASEETLQHLAALRLQYLHGDGAGRAGWSLGSVYPIGRLRNRILHSTKPGVGAAGGAGGAGGGGPGDGKGMAGGQGGVPPGAEKRKTPSFLDGTLRRSFKTGSLKKQKVEEEQMLEMWVKEETSATRTSVLEKWTRLQGMPQHQAMLKYMSIIKEWPGYGSTLFDVECKEGGFPHDLWLSVSADNVSVYKRGEPKPLETFQYEHITFFGASQSCTYKIIVDEREMFFETPLVGEITKIMRAYINMMVKKRCSIMSVTSVTSSWVR, encoded by the exons TGGTGAATCAGGGGCAGGGAAGACGGAGAGCACTAAACTGTTGCTTCAGTTCTTGTCGATGATGAGCCAGAACTCAGCCGGGACTCCTCCCTCAGAGAAAAGTACACGAGTGGAGCAGGCCATTGTACAGAGCAG TCCAATCATGGAAGCGTTTGGTAATGCAAAGACTGTTTACAACAACAACTCCAGTCGCTTTGGCAAATTCATCCAACTTCACTTCTCTGAGGGCGGCAACATCCAGGGAGGCTGCGTCATTGATT ATTTACTGGAAAAG AACCGAGTGGTACGACAAAACCCTGGAGAACGAAACTACCACATCTTCTATGCTCTGCTGGCAGGAGCTAACAAGGAGCATAAAA GCCTCTACTTCCTGGAGGACCCTCCCGAATCTTTCCACTACCTCAGCCAATCAGGATGTCTGAAGGACAAGAGCCTGAATGACAAAGAACTCTTTAACAGTGTTATG GAGGCGCTGAAGGTGTTAGAGTTCACAGAGGAGGAGATCAGAGACATGTTTAAGCTGCTGTCAGGAGTCTTACAGCTGGGAAACATAGAGTTCATGACTGCAGGAGGAGCCCAGATCACCACCAAGCAAG TGGCCAGTAATGCCAGTGAGCTGTTGGGCCTGGATGCCTTCCAGCTGTCTGAAGTCCTTACTCAGCGCTCCATAATcctcagaggagaggaaatatgCTCCCCACTCACTATAGAGcag GCCGTGGATTCCCGGGACTCTGTTGCCATGGCGTTATATTCCCAGTGTTTCTCCTGGATCATCCTCAAGATCAATCAGAAGATCAAAGGGAAGGAAAACTTTAAGTCCATCGGCATCCTTGATATCTTTGGTTTTGAGAACTTTGAG GTGAATCGGTTTGAGCAGTTTAACATCAACTACGCCAACGAGAAACTTCAGGAGTACTTCAACAAGCATATATTTTCCCTGGAGCAGCTAGAGTACAACAG GGAAGGTGTCCAGTGGGACGCCATTGATTGGATGGACAATGCAGAGTGTCTTGACCTTATAGAGAAG AAACTGGGCTTGTTGGCATTAGTGAATGAAGAGAGTCGATTCCCCAAAGGAACAGACTTCACTTTGCTGGAGAAGTTGCACAGCAGACACTCT ACAAACCCTTACTATGTCAAGCCCAGACTTGCTGACCATCAGTTCGGCATCAAACATTATGCTGGGGAG GTCCTGTATGATGTTAGGGGGATCCTGGAGAAGAACAGAGACACCTTCAGAGACGACATCCTAAACATGCTCAAAGACAGCAG ACTGGACTTCATCTATGACTTGTTTGAGAAGGTCGGCAGCAGGAACAATGAGGAGAAGATGGGAACAGCCAGACGCAAACCTACTGTGAGCTCCCAGTTCAGG gaCTCGCTCCATGCTCTCATGGCCACTCTGAGTGTATCCAACCCTTTCTTTATTCGCTGCATTAAGCCCAACATGAAAAAG AATCCAAATGTGTTTGACCCAGAGGTCGTCCTGAACCAGCTGAGGTATTCTGGGATGTTGGAGACTGTGAAGATCCGTCGGGCTGGGTTCCCCGTCCGCAGAACTTTCAAAGATTTCCTCTCTCG GTATAAGATCATTCTGAAAGACAAAGtaccaacagcagcagatgataAGAAGAGAAGCACAGACCTCCTAACCAAATATGACAAGACCAAGAAAGAGTGGCAGTTTGGCAAGACCAAG GTGTTTATGAAAGAGTCTCTGGAGCAGCGTTTAGAGAAAGACAGGGATGAAGTCCGACGCCAAGCTGCCATGATAATTCGAGCCCATCTACTAACTTTCTCTGCCAA GAAGCACTTCAAGTGTGTACGTGCCAGCGTCGTCACCCTccagaaacatttcagaaagcACATCCAACGCAGACGGTTCGTGAAGCAGCGTAAAGCGGCGCTGGTGCTGCAGAGACACAGGCGAGGTCAGGTGGCGCGTTCTCGATTTCGAAAactcagagaggagaagaagaagaaggaggaagaacaGAAGAAGatagaggagggagagaagaagatgCCGGGTGAAGGGGAGCAGGAGGAAGCGAATGAAGGAGATGAGAAAAAGGATAAATTGTCAGAGGAAAAGGCTGCTTCTTCA GACGAGGCCCGGCAGATGGAGGAGATCCTGCAGCTGGAGCGAGAGATCGAGCGcttgcagaagaagagagaggacgAGGTGTCCCAGCTGTGTGAGTCCTCCAAACAGGAGCTGCAGCTGCGCCGGGATGCTGAGCTCAAACGGATGAAGAAGGAGGCGTCCCGCAAGGCCACGGAGCTCATTGACCTCCTGAACTTCGGAGGCGTGGATCCTTCACTGGGAGCAGCCGCAGCCGCAGCCGCAGCCAAACCTGCTGCAGAGGTGAGCGCTCCAAAAGCTGCAAGTGCCACCAGAAGTGCACCCAAAGAAGAGGAGGTGGATGAGGGGTTTCATGCTGAGGAGGAGTGCATCCCTCTCCCTGACTTCCCTCCTCCTGCTGAGACAGATGCTCCTTTGGATCAGGAGATATTTGCTCACCTCCCACCTCCTCCGCCTGCTTTTGCAGAGGGAACAGTGCCTCCTGCGCCACCTACTCCACCTCCTCTGCCCACAGACGGTGTGCCTGTTGCTGGaattcctccccctcctcctcttcttccaccTGAAAATGGCTCCAtcgtccctcctcctcctccaccaccaccacctccacctcccccaggagagggggagaagaaagagggagcCAAGGCAGAGCCAGAGAGGAAGGTGAGCATGGTAGAGAGTCTGGGCGACGGGGAGGAGCCGATCTACAGCATGCCGGCCGACACAGAGTCTGATTAcgaccaggaggaggaggaggggtccGTCAACGCCGGAGATGACAGCTCTGTATCAGGGAGCAACCGCGGGAGCACCGCCGTGGCGGATGAGGAGCACCCGAGGAAGTCGACCTGCACCAACGCCAGCATCGAGTCCTACAGAGGCAGCTCCGACTCT TATGCAGACAGTGACGACGAACATGATGGCATGATGGACACTGATGAAGAAGTGACTAATGGCAGAGTGACCTTGTTTAATGGGAATGGGCCACCATATTTCCACGGCTACCTCTACATGAAGG CTGGTCTGATGATCCCATGGAGGAGGCGTTGGTGTGTGTTGAAGGATGAAACCTTCATGTGGTTCCGGTCCAAACAAGAGTCTCTCAAGTCTGGCTGGCTCTACAAGAAGGGAGGAGGCCTCTCCACTCTCTCACGGAGGTT AAACTGGAAGATGCGCTGGTTTGTACTGAGGGATAGCAAGCTGATGTACTACGACAACGACAGTGAGGAGAAGCTGAAGGGAACCATCGACATCCGAGCTGCCAA gGAGATCGTGGATAATCATGAAAAGGAGAATGCTCTGAACATTGTGACAGATGAGAGGACCTATCAGGTGTTTGCTGAGTCACCAGAGGATGCAAG TGGGTGGTTTAATGTGCTCAGTAAGGTGCGTGTGTGCACTCctgagcagctgctggagatgTCCCATGAACAGGCCAACCCAAAGAACGCTGTG GGAACTCTTGATGTGGGGCTGATTGACTCTGTTTGTGCTTCAGACAACCCTGATCG GCCCAACTCCTTTGTCATCATTACGGCCAACCGTGTGATCCACTGCAACAGTGACACACCGGAGGAGATGCATCACTGGATCAGTCTGCTGCAGAAACCCAAAGGAGACGCCAGGATAGATGGGCAGGAGTTCCTTGTCAGAG GTTGGCTCCAAAAGGAGATGAAGACGAATGCTAAGAGCACCTCCCTGAAGCTGAAGAAGCGCTGGTTTGTTTTGACCCACAACTCCCTGGATTACTACAAGAGCTCAGAGCGAAACTCCTCCAAGATGGGAACTCTGGTCCTTAACTCCCTCTGCTCCATCATTCAGCCGGATGAAAGAGTGCAcagggagacag GTTACTGGAACATCATCGTGTACGGGAGGAAGCATTCCTACCGCCTCTATACCAAGATGCTGAACGAGGCCATGAGGTGGACGGCTGCCATACAGGGAGTCATAGACAGCAAGACCCCTATAGAAActccaactctgcagctcatcAGAGACATCAAG GAGAACAGCGTGAACCCAGACATCGTGGAGCAAATGTACAGGAGGAACCCCATCCTCAGATACACTCAGCATCCTCTGCACTCCCCTCTACTGCCGCTCCCTTATGGAGAGGTCACCAGCC TACAAAGGCAGCAGGGCTATGCCAGTCTGCAGGATGAGGCGGTGCGAGTTTTTAACTCACTGCAGGAAATGGAGACGCTGGCAGACACAGTGCCCATCATTCAGGGCATCCTGCAGACCTGTCAGGACCTGCGCCCTCTCAGGGATGAG gtATATTGTCAGGTGATCAAGCAGACCAATCATGTGCCTCAGCCTAACAGCCCAGCCAATCGGGCACACTGGCATCTGCTCACCTGCATGAGCTGCACCTTCCTACCCAGTCGAGCCATTCTCAGATACCTCCGCTTCCACCtcaagag GGTACGTGAGCGCTTTCCCGGCACAGATATCGAGCGCTACGCCAGTTTCATTGGGGAATCCCTGAAGAAGACCAAGACTCGTGAGTTTGTTCCCTCTCAGGAGGAGATCGCCGCCTTGCTGGTGAGACAGGAGATGAGCACCACCGTCTACTGCCACGGGGGAGGCTCCTGCAAGATCTCCATCAATTCCCACACCACAGCGGGAGAG gTTGTGGAGAAGCTGATCAGAGGTTTGGCCATGGAGGAGAGCAAGAACCTGTTTTCTCTGTTCGAACACAACGCCTTCACAGACCGAGCTTTGGAGAGCAGAGTGATTGTGGCAGACGTTCTGGCCAAGTTTGAAAG ACTGGcaggcagtgaagaagaggaggaggaaggggaatGGAAACTCTACTTCAAGCTCTACTGCTTCTTGGATGTGGAGAGCATGCCAAAAGAAGGAGTGGAGTTTGCTTTCATGTTTGAGCAG gccCATGAATCTCTGATAAGCGGTCACTTCCCTGCCTCAGAGGAGACTTTGCAGCACCTGGCTGCTTTACGTCTCCAGTATCTCCATGGTGACGGGGCAGGTCGCGCTGGGTGGAGCCTGGGAAGCGTTTATCCAATCGGACGTCTCCGCAATCGCATCCTCCACTCCACCAAGCCGGGTGTGGGGGCGGCAGGTGGAGcgggaggagctggaggaggaggaccagGAGATGGGAAGGGCATGGCAGGAGGACAGGGAGGTGTCCCGCCCGGGGCAGAGAAACGAAAGACCCCGAGCTTCCTGGATGGCACCCTGAGAAGAAGCTTTAAGACTGGCTCACTGAAGAAGCAGAag gtggaggaggagcagatgCTGGAGATGTGGGTGAAGGAGGAGACATCCGCAACACGGACCAGTGTCCTGGAGAAGTGGACCCGGCTGCAGGGCATGCCTCAGCATCAGGCCATGCTTAAATATATGAGTATTATCAAGGAGTGGCCTGGATATGGATCTACTCTGTTTGATGTGGAG TGTAAAGAGGGTGGTTTCCCTCATGATCTGTGGCTGAGTGTGAGTGCTGACAACGTGTCAGTGTATAAACGAGGTGAACCTAAGCCACTGGAGACCTTCCAGTACGAACACATCACCTTCTTTGGGGCTTCACAGTCCTGCACCTACAAGATCATTGTGGATGAGAGGGAGATGTTCTTTGAGACGCCACTG gtTGGGGAGATCACCAAGATCATGAGGGCCTACATTAACATGATGGTGAAGAAACGCTGCAGCATCATGTCAGTGACCAGCGTCACCAGTTCCTGGGTCAGGTGA